In the Maridesulfovibrio ferrireducens genome, one interval contains:
- a CDS encoding aldose epimerase family protein, whose amino-acid sequence MSIECRSWGRTPSGEEVSLYILNNKEGYTAGIATYGATLTKLDVPVSGGPSLDVVLGFDELGGYLKDDNYLGATIGRTAGRISQAEFVLDGKKFSLDKNEGENQLHGGAKGFHNRVWTAFPEENAEGPALRLCYDSADGESGYPGNLRVTVIYTLIKNGLRIDYRGVTDSPTPVNMTAHPYFNLNINGEDIGSHELKIFSSKTLNLDDSLIPNGEIIDVKGTDADFTDFSLIKGAAARNYPLKHDRFYILNSRKGEMNIAAIARSSSFDLELEVATTQSGLQFYSGNSLSVGSVGKCGCQYGPRSGFCLEPHTHPDAPNKPKFPSVILRPGEIYEHSTEYRFREFKARS is encoded by the coding sequence GTGAGCATTGAGTGCAGGTCATGGGGCAGAACTCCGTCAGGAGAAGAAGTCAGCTTGTACATCCTTAATAATAAAGAGGGGTATACAGCCGGCATAGCTACTTATGGAGCCACACTGACGAAGCTTGATGTTCCTGTTTCTGGAGGGCCGTCTTTGGATGTTGTTTTAGGTTTTGATGAACTTGGCGGTTATCTGAAAGATGATAATTACTTAGGTGCCACCATAGGCAGGACCGCAGGCCGTATTTCTCAGGCTGAATTTGTGTTGGATGGTAAAAAATTTTCTTTAGACAAAAATGAAGGTGAAAACCAACTGCATGGCGGGGCAAAAGGATTTCACAATCGTGTTTGGACAGCTTTCCCGGAAGAAAACGCAGAAGGGCCAGCCTTAAGGCTTTGCTATGACAGCGCGGACGGGGAATCCGGCTATCCCGGCAACCTGCGGGTCACCGTGATTTATACCTTGATTAAAAATGGACTGCGTATTGATTACAGGGGAGTAACCGACAGTCCCACACCTGTAAACATGACCGCGCATCCATATTTTAATCTGAATATAAATGGCGAAGATATAGGCAGTCATGAATTAAAAATTTTCTCAAGCAAGACCTTGAACCTTGATGACAGCCTCATTCCAAACGGTGAAATTATTGATGTAAAAGGTACTGATGCTGATTTTACTGATTTCTCTTTAATTAAGGGAGCTGCGGCCCGGAATTATCCTTTGAAACATGACAGATTTTATATCTTGAATTCTAGAAAAGGAGAAATGAACATCGCAGCCATAGCCAGAAGCAGTTCTTTCGATTTGGAACTTGAAGTCGCGACCACGCAGTCTGGGCTGCAATTTTATTCAGGAAATTCTCTTTCTGTTGGTTCCGTTGGAAAATGTGGATGTCAGTATGGACCCCGTTCAGGTTTCTGCCTTGAGCCGCATACACATCCTGATGCACCCAACAAACCCAAATTTCCCTCCGTGATATTACGTCCCGGAGAAATATACGAGCATTCAACCGAGTACAGGTTTCGCGAATTCAAAGCGCGAAGCTAA
- a CDS encoding LacI family DNA-binding transcriptional regulator has protein sequence MGQTTLKDLARKLGISASTVSRALHNHPDISDKTKRLALEAAEKYGYQPNPIAQSLKKKRSNIIGVIVPEIRHNFFATLISGIEEVTYDAGYIIMVCQSNETLSREIANTKALTANRVAGLLMAISLETTTYDHMKNVIKQGIPLVQFDRVVDELETGKVCIDDFSAAYKATSHLIDCGYKRIGFLAGREGISLNSLRFNGYLQALKNHGIPYYPELNINIGGCRGTNGRQGAEEYLKMDNPPDAILAINDPVAVGAFCRFREAGLRIPEDIALAGFSGSPESALIEPALTTISQPAFEMGRTAASLLLKELASAEGEYTPETIILETELLVRGSSCAGGTK, from the coding sequence ATGGGTCAGACAACTCTCAAAGATCTTGCCCGTAAGCTGGGGATATCAGCATCCACTGTTTCCAGAGCTTTGCACAACCATCCGGACATCAGCGACAAAACTAAACGGTTGGCACTGGAAGCGGCAGAAAAATACGGCTATCAGCCGAATCCCATCGCGCAAAGTTTGAAGAAAAAACGCAGTAATATAATCGGGGTTATTGTTCCTGAAATTCGTCATAATTTTTTTGCCACGCTTATCAGCGGCATTGAGGAAGTTACCTACGATGCCGGTTATATCATCATGGTCTGCCAGTCTAACGAAACTCTAAGTCGTGAAATAGCCAATACAAAAGCTCTGACAGCTAATCGGGTTGCGGGATTGCTTATGGCTATATCCCTTGAGACAACGACCTACGACCATATGAAAAATGTGATCAAGCAGGGTATTCCACTGGTTCAATTTGACCGTGTAGTTGATGAACTGGAGACCGGAAAGGTATGCATTGATGATTTTAGTGCGGCTTACAAGGCTACAAGTCACCTGATTGACTGCGGCTATAAGCGCATCGGTTTTCTTGCCGGACGGGAAGGTATCTCTCTGAATAGTTTGCGTTTTAACGGGTACTTACAGGCTCTTAAAAACCACGGCATACCGTATTATCCCGAATTGAATATTAATATCGGAGGCTGCCGCGGGACTAACGGACGGCAGGGAGCTGAGGAATATTTGAAAATGGACAATCCACCGGACGCAATTCTGGCTATTAATGATCCTGTTGCTGTGGGGGCTTTTTGTCGTTTTCGCGAGGCAGGATTGCGCATCCCGGAAGATATCGCATTGGCAGGATTCTCCGGTTCACCGGAATCGGCTCTTATTGAACCGGCTTTGACAACTATTTCCCAGCCCGCATTTGAAATGGGCAGGACAGCCGCTTCTCTGTTGTTGAAGGAATTGGCCAGTGCAGAAGGGGAATATACTCCTGAAACCATTATTTTGGAAACGGAGTTGCTTGTACGGGGATCAAGTTGTGCTGGAGGAACTAAGTGA
- a CDS encoding galactokinase: MNKMFSIENIRNHMDRGGFDHDFCAIHSCSRLDESRSRLTKLLDWTEESFNSKLLGIASAPGRTELGGNHTDHNNGRVLAAAVNLDCLSIFSPTSGLNDQVVTIFSENFEKPIVVDLSDTSPRSKEEGTSEALVRGVADGFRKSGLKVSGFNSCVSSSIPAGAGLSSSAAFEVLIGRIFSALFNNSNVGPLDIARIARRAENLYFGKPCGFMDQMASSFEGILGIDFKDSDNPAVERVSPGFINAETASEGFYGTGYRLCVVNTGGSHADLTSEYAAIREEMQRASECLGRNEARGISMSEVIENMGLLREKAGDRAALRLMHFIGEDERAVQQGNALHAGDIREFLKLVSESGNSSCRLLQNCYNTHLPSEQPIPLALTLTELLLGSKGVGRVHGGGFAGTIQVYVQDSSFDEYKKAMENIFGAGSVIELVVRQPGREFLSISQTGVEGK, translated from the coding sequence ATGAATAAAATGTTTTCAATAGAGAATATTAGAAATCATATGGATAGAGGCGGCTTTGATCATGATTTTTGCGCCATACATTCATGTTCCAGACTTGATGAATCCCGTAGCCGTTTAACTAAACTTTTGGATTGGACAGAAGAATCATTCAACTCAAAATTATTAGGCATTGCCAGCGCTCCGGGAAGAACCGAGCTTGGCGGCAACCACACCGACCACAATAACGGAAGAGTCCTCGCGGCAGCAGTCAATCTGGATTGCCTGTCGATCTTTTCACCAACTTCCGGTCTGAATGATCAGGTCGTCACCATCTTCTCTGAAAATTTTGAAAAGCCTATTGTGGTTGATCTGTCCGATACATCTCCTCGTTCAAAGGAAGAAGGAACCAGCGAAGCCCTTGTCCGTGGAGTTGCTGACGGTTTCCGTAAATCAGGATTAAAAGTTTCCGGGTTTAACTCCTGTGTTTCAAGCTCTATTCCCGCCGGGGCCGGTCTAAGTTCTTCAGCCGCTTTTGAGGTTTTGATAGGACGAATTTTCAGCGCACTTTTCAACAATTCCAACGTTGGTCCCCTAGATATAGCCCGTATAGCAAGACGGGCAGAAAATTTGTATTTTGGTAAGCCCTGCGGGTTTATGGATCAGATGGCCTCTTCTTTTGAAGGCATTCTGGGAATTGATTTCAAGGATTCTGATAATCCCGCAGTCGAACGGGTTTCTCCCGGATTTATTAATGCTGAAACAGCGAGTGAAGGGTTTTACGGGACCGGATATCGCCTCTGTGTAGTTAATACCGGAGGAAGCCACGCTGATCTAACTTCTGAATACGCGGCCATACGCGAAGAAATGCAGCGGGCATCAGAATGTCTCGGTCGCAACGAAGCTCGTGGAATAAGCATGTCCGAGGTCATCGAGAATATGGGGTTGCTTCGGGAAAAAGCAGGAGACAGAGCTGCGCTCAGACTTATGCATTTTATAGGAGAGGACGAGCGGGCAGTACAGCAAGGTAACGCTTTACACGCCGGAGACATAAGAGAGTTTCTCAAATTGGTTTCCGAATCCGGAAATTCCTCCTGCCGACTTTTACAAAACTGCTACAATACGCATTTACCTTCTGAACAGCCCATTCCTTTAGCTTTGACTTTAACCGAACTTCTTCTTGGTTCAAAAGGAGTTGGCAGAGTTCACGGCGGCGGTTTTGCCGGAACTATTCAAGTTTACGTTCAAGATTCCAGCTTTGATGAATATAAAAAAGCTATGGAAAATATTTTTGGAGCCGGATCGGTCATTGAATTGGTTGTTCGTCAGCCGGGACGGGAATTTCTGTCCATTTCTCAAACAGGGGTGGAAGGTAAATAA
- a CDS encoding UDP-glucose--hexose-1-phosphate uridylyltransferase: MINKLQDLPHKRFNPLTGEWVLVSPHRTKRPWQGRQESTQTNILPSYDPKCYLCPGNVRNQGATNPDYKDVFVFDNDFPSLLEESVNESCDQDELFQVEPESGVCRVVCFSPRHDLTLSRMTPDAVRKVVDIWCDQFTELSARKDIGYVQIFENRGDIMGCSNPHPHCQVWATRSVPTIPANEDIRQEKYLREKDQCLLCRYVERELKSGERVVFENDSFVALVPFWAVWPFETMLLPKAHMGAITDMNDSQKKDLADSLVRMGIRFDNLFETSFPYSMGIHQRPARENGGDHWHWHIHYYPPLLRSATVRKFMVGFELMGMPQRDITAEQSAKRLRDLPEIHFQDRDE; the protein is encoded by the coding sequence ATGATCAATAAATTACAGGATCTTCCGCATAAGCGCTTTAATCCCCTTACCGGGGAGTGGGTATTGGTGTCTCCGCACCGGACTAAAAGACCTTGGCAGGGACGGCAGGAAAGTACTCAAACTAACATACTGCCCAGCTATGATCCGAAATGTTATCTGTGCCCGGGCAATGTCCGCAATCAGGGGGCGACCAATCCTGATTACAAAGACGTTTTTGTTTTCGACAACGATTTTCCTTCTCTGCTTGAAGAGTCCGTAAATGAGTCCTGTGATCAGGATGAACTTTTTCAGGTGGAACCTGAGAGCGGTGTTTGTCGGGTTGTCTGTTTTTCACCTCGGCATGATCTGACCCTGTCGCGAATGACTCCCGATGCAGTGCGCAAGGTTGTAGATATTTGGTGCGATCAGTTCACTGAGCTTTCAGCCCGTAAAGACATCGGTTATGTTCAGATTTTCGAAAATCGGGGAGATATTATGGGTTGTTCTAATCCCCATCCCCATTGCCAAGTTTGGGCTACCCGTTCCGTACCCACAATCCCTGCTAATGAAGATATCCGCCAAGAAAAATATTTACGCGAGAAAGACCAATGTTTGCTATGCCGTTACGTTGAGCGTGAATTGAAATCCGGCGAACGGGTTGTTTTCGAAAATGATTCTTTTGTAGCCCTTGTTCCGTTCTGGGCGGTCTGGCCCTTTGAAACCATGTTGTTGCCTAAAGCCCACATGGGGGCAATAACCGATATGAATGATAGCCAGAAAAAAGATCTGGCTGATTCGCTGGTGCGTATGGGAATACGTTTTGATAATCTTTTTGAAACATCATTCCCTTATTCCATGGGAATTCATCAGCGTCCGGCTCGGGAAAATGGCGGAGATCATTGGCACTGGCATATTCATTACTATCCACCGCTTCTCCGTTCTGCCACAGTACGCAAATTTATGGTCGGCTTTGAACTGATGGGCATGCCGCAACGGGATATTACCGCTGAACAAAGTGCCAAACGATTGCGCGATCTGCCGGAAATACATTTTCAGGATCGGGATGAATAA
- a CDS encoding 4Fe-4S binding protein — MNTKGKNRPRQKTCRNNKGHSCHQNVQFVGLKPETFPLNNPQTVKTNSLPKIVINAELCVACKKCERVCLPRAIIVKETATVDNSLCIRCGKCIRICPNQAISYNRSE, encoded by the coding sequence ATGAATACAAAAGGTAAAAATAGACCGAGACAGAAGACATGTCGCAATAATAAAGGACATTCCTGTCACCAGAACGTTCAATTTGTAGGTCTCAAACCAGAGACTTTTCCCTTGAATAACCCTCAGACCGTAAAAACGAATAGTCTACCCAAAATAGTTATTAATGCAGAACTATGCGTGGCGTGCAAGAAGTGCGAACGTGTCTGCCTACCCAGAGCTATCATCGTCAAAGAAACTGCGACCGTTGACAACTCTCTGTGCATCCGATGCGGAAAATGTATCCGAATATGCCCCAATCAGGCGATATCATATAATAGATCGGAATGA
- a CDS encoding efflux RND transporter permease subunit translates to MTMSDNSTSEKQRPIPRTLTEKTILFCLEQKLIVGILLLLVICGGIFTAPFDWKIEGIDRSPVPVDAIPDIGENQQIIFTKWMGRSPQDVEDQISYPLTVALLGVPGVKTVRSYSMFGFSTIYVIFNEDIDFYWSRSRLLEKLNSLSAGTLPEGIKPSLGPDATALGQVYWYTIEGRDPQGNPTGGWNLDEIRSVQDWYVRYALLAADGVSEVASVGGFVKEYQIDVDPDAMRAANVTLSDVYRAVKMSNLDVGARTIEINNAEYVIRGIGFIKELSDIESSVVKVVNNIPIHVRDVARVSEGPALRRGALDKGGAEVVGGVAVVRYGENPLKVIENIKDKIKDISPGLPSKILPDGTESKLTIVPFYDRSGLIHETLGTLNTALTEEILITIIVVLIAVIHLKSSLLISSLLPLAVLMCFIGMRVFKVDANIVALSGIAIAIGTMVDMGIIICENILKKLEKAKEGVSRLKLIYDGTTEVGSAVMTAVATTIVSFMPVFAMDGAEGKLFKPLAYTKSFALLASIIVALTILPPMAHLLFTARKKFLKSKQTYIRATIYFISGIALSVIVKWWVGLFFIYLGIKHFVLPFIPEKVHKFIDYTETWTIVAMVAWVLTSSWLPLGPEKGMSNNYLFVAVVIGGLMLFFDIFRRNYTRMLGWCLNHKVLFLSLPTFIIVLGMSIWLGFGNLTSFLPETIKTSSPYVKLSHAFPGLGKEFMPDLDEGAFLFMPTTMPHASIGEAQDVLRKQDMMIQAIPEVDSAVGKLGRAETPLDPAPISMIETVINYKPEYVIDKSGERLRFKFDSDQKDFFRNVKGDLVPAQDGYPYLVKGYYERDENGKLISDEDGKPFRIWRSALNPGLNPDRKSWKGITSPDDIWDEIIKAAAMPGVTSAPKLQPIAARIVMLQSGMRAPMGIKVKGPNLEILEKVALDLERLLKQVGSVQPEAVIADRIVGKPYLEIIIDREAIARHGIMLSQVQDVIEVAVGGKVVTTTVEGRERYPVRVRYLRELRDNIDDLGNILVSAPAGEQIPLSQLTEIKYIRGPQVIKSEDTFLVGYVLFDKKSGFAEVDVVEQVQAFLDSKIESGELIIPAGVSYEFAGSYENQIRAQKKLAVILPLALLFIVLILYFQFKSMATTLMVFSGIFVAWSGGFLMVWLYGQTWFLDFAMFGTDMRELFQVAPINLSVAIWVGFLALFGIASDDGVIMATYLDESKKDRNMQSIPEIRQAIITGAQRRIRPALMTSATTILALLPILTSTGRGSDIMVPMAIPSFGGMSIAILTVFVVPVLYCGVEEIKFKSIKE, encoded by the coding sequence ATGACAATGAGCGATAATTCCACATCTGAAAAACAGCGTCCCATCCCCCGTACCCTTACGGAAAAGACAATTCTGTTCTGCCTTGAGCAAAAATTGATTGTCGGCATTCTCCTGCTTCTGGTCATCTGCGGTGGTATATTTACCGCACCTTTTGACTGGAAAATTGAAGGTATCGACAGATCTCCTGTCCCTGTGGACGCAATCCCTGATATCGGTGAAAATCAGCAAATTATTTTCACCAAATGGATGGGCCGTTCACCGCAGGATGTGGAAGATCAGATCAGTTATCCGCTGACTGTGGCCTTACTGGGTGTTCCCGGAGTTAAAACAGTTCGTAGCTATTCCATGTTCGGTTTTTCAACTATTTATGTCATTTTTAATGAAGATATCGATTTTTACTGGTCCCGTTCGCGGCTGCTTGAAAAGCTGAACAGTCTCTCGGCAGGAACTCTGCCTGAGGGGATAAAACCGTCTCTTGGGCCTGACGCAACCGCCCTCGGGCAGGTGTACTGGTACACCATTGAAGGACGAGATCCGCAAGGCAACCCCACCGGAGGCTGGAACCTTGATGAAATTCGTTCCGTACAGGATTGGTACGTCCGCTACGCCCTGCTGGCAGCCGACGGAGTAAGTGAAGTCGCCTCAGTCGGCGGTTTTGTAAAAGAGTATCAGATTGATGTTGATCCCGATGCCATGCGCGCCGCCAATGTCACACTAAGCGATGTTTACCGGGCAGTAAAAATGTCCAACCTCGATGTTGGTGCACGTACCATTGAAATCAACAACGCTGAATATGTCATCAGGGGTATCGGTTTTATTAAAGAACTTTCTGACATTGAAAGCTCGGTTGTTAAAGTTGTTAACAACATCCCCATTCATGTCCGTGATGTTGCACGCGTATCAGAAGGTCCGGCCCTTAGGCGCGGTGCATTGGATAAAGGCGGAGCAGAAGTCGTCGGCGGCGTGGCAGTCGTTCGTTACGGTGAAAATCCGTTGAAGGTAATTGAAAATATCAAGGATAAAATCAAAGATATTTCACCGGGGCTACCATCTAAAATCCTGCCCGACGGCACCGAAAGCAAGCTGACTATTGTGCCGTTTTATGACCGCTCCGGTCTGATTCATGAGACTCTCGGCACGCTTAACACAGCTTTGACCGAAGAAATATTGATCACCATCATTGTTGTACTTATTGCGGTCATTCATCTCAAAAGTTCACTGCTTATTTCATCGCTGCTGCCTCTCGCCGTGCTGATGTGTTTTATCGGTATGAGAGTTTTCAAAGTCGATGCAAATATTGTCGCTCTTTCAGGGATAGCCATTGCCATCGGAACCATGGTCGACATGGGAATTATCATTTGCGAAAATATCCTTAAAAAGCTTGAAAAGGCCAAGGAAGGAGTCAGCAGGCTTAAACTTATTTATGATGGAACAACCGAAGTAGGCAGCGCTGTAATGACTGCTGTAGCTACCACAATTGTAAGTTTTATGCCTGTTTTTGCTATGGACGGAGCAGAGGGAAAGCTCTTCAAGCCGTTGGCGTATACCAAGTCTTTCGCTTTGCTGGCTTCTATTATTGTAGCCCTGACTATTTTGCCGCCCATGGCCCATCTTTTGTTTACTGCACGCAAAAAGTTCCTCAAAAGCAAACAGACATATATCCGCGCAACTATTTATTTTATTTCAGGAATTGCACTTTCTGTAATAGTAAAGTGGTGGGTAGGACTGTTCTTCATCTACCTTGGTATAAAGCACTTTGTATTGCCCTTTATCCCCGAAAAGGTTCACAAATTTATAGATTATACCGAGACATGGACAATTGTTGCCATGGTCGCGTGGGTTCTTACAAGTTCATGGCTTCCGCTGGGGCCGGAAAAAGGCATGAGCAACAACTATCTTTTCGTCGCTGTAGTCATCGGCGGATTGATGCTCTTCTTTGATATTTTCCGTCGCAATTACACCAGAATGCTGGGCTGGTGTTTGAATCATAAAGTGCTGTTTTTGTCGCTGCCTACTTTTATCATTGTTTTGGGAATGTCCATTTGGTTGGGATTCGGCAATCTAACTTCGTTTTTACCTGAGACAATTAAAACTTCATCGCCCTATGTAAAATTGTCTCATGCTTTTCCCGGACTGGGGAAAGAATTCATGCCGGACCTTGATGAAGGTGCATTCCTGTTCATGCCAACCACCATGCCTCATGCATCCATCGGGGAAGCGCAGGATGTGCTTCGTAAGCAGGACATGATGATTCAAGCTATTCCCGAAGTTGACTCGGCTGTAGGCAAACTCGGGCGCGCAGAAACTCCTCTTGATCCCGCACCCATCTCCATGATTGAGACTGTCATTAATTACAAACCTGAATATGTGATTGATAAATCAGGTGAACGGTTACGTTTCAAATTTGACTCCGATCAGAAAGATTTTTTCCGCAATGTTAAAGGGGACCTTGTACCGGCGCAGGATGGATATCCATATCTGGTGAAGGGCTATTATGAGCGGGATGAGAATGGAAAATTAATTTCTGATGAAGACGGCAAACCTTTCAGAATATGGCGTTCAGCACTTAATCCCGGTCTGAATCCGGATCGTAAAAGCTGGAAAGGAATAACTTCTCCTGACGATATCTGGGATGAAATCATCAAAGCCGCAGCAATGCCCGGCGTCACCTCCGCGCCTAAATTGCAACCCATTGCCGCCCGAATTGTCATGCTGCAATCCGGCATGCGTGCGCCTATGGGCATCAAGGTAAAAGGTCCGAACCTAGAAATACTGGAGAAGGTCGCTCTTGATCTTGAAAGATTGCTCAAACAAGTAGGATCAGTGCAACCGGAAGCTGTCATAGCTGACCGCATTGTGGGTAAACCATACCTTGAAATCATTATTGACCGTGAAGCAATTGCCAGACATGGAATAATGCTTTCACAGGTGCAGGATGTCATTGAAGTTGCAGTGGGCGGAAAGGTTGTGACTACAACAGTTGAAGGGCGTGAACGTTATCCCGTCCGTGTCCGATATCTAAGAGAACTCAGAGATAATATAGACGACCTTGGCAATATCCTCGTCAGCGCTCCGGCAGGTGAACAGATCCCGCTCAGTCAGCTAACCGAGATAAAGTACATTCGCGGACCGCAGGTCATTAAAAGTGAAGATACCTTTTTGGTGGGTTACGTACTTTTCGACAAGAAATCCGGTTTTGCCGAGGTGGACGTGGTTGAACAGGTACAGGCTTTCTTAGATTCAAAAATAGAATCAGGGGAATTGATTATTCCTGCCGGAGTCTCATACGAATTTGCCGGAAGTTATGAAAACCAGATTAGAGCACAAAAGAAACTTGCTGTAATCCTGCCACTGGCTCTGTTGTTCATTGTCCTGATTTTATATTTCCAGTTCAAATCCATGGCGACAACGCTGATGGTTTTTTCAGGTATTTTCGTTGCATGGTCCGGCGGTTTTCTCATGGTCTGGCTGTATGGTCAGACGTGGTTTTTAGATTTCGCAATGTTCGGAACGGACATGCGAGAACTCTTTCAAGTTGCACCTATCAACTTAAGTGTAGCCATCTGGGTAGGTTTCCTAGCCTTGTTCGGAATTGCCTCGGACGATGGCGTAATTATGGCAACATATCTGGATGAAAGTAAAAAAGACCGCAATATGCAAAGCATCCCCGAAATCAGACAGGCGATCATAACCGGGGCACAAAGAAGAATCCGTCCGGCACTGATGACCTCGGCAACAACCATTCTTGCCCTGTTGCCTATTCTGACCTCTACAGGTCGAGGATCAGATATAATGGTACCCATGGCCATCCCTTCTTTCGGGGGAATGTCTATCGCTATATTGACCGTGTTTGTAGTGCCGGTGCTTTATTGCGGGGTTGAGGAAATTAAATTTAAAAGCATAAAAGAATAG